A genomic window from Silene latifolia isolate original U9 population chromosome 11, ASM4854445v1, whole genome shotgun sequence includes:
- the LOC141611021 gene encoding uncharacterized protein LOC141611021, protein MSDEGEKTCPLCAEEMDLTDQQLKPCRCGYEVCVWCWHHIMEMAEKDETEGRCPACRTPYDKERIVGTAANCERLAAEVSMEKKHKSQKAKSKTSDNRKQLTSVRVIQRNLVYIVGLPLDLADEDLLQSKDYFGQYGKVLKVSISRTSAGTIQQFPNNTCSVYITYGREDEAYRCIQSVHGFILDGRQLRACFGTTKYCHAWLRNVPCTNPDCLYLHEIGSQQDSFIKDEICTAYSRVQEITGISNNVQRRSGNVLPAPADGYCLNSSTVIGNPVVKSSSNNSVSSTRVSPPSSSSGRSGGLPPAASWGTRASNHNPPTGSLASSNGPTKQSAEQTHRPTVVAPVVSGTAETSSVPNSVGKRHVLSEETQAKQSKSKIEASSTVKHHSGAKSHASIAEASTTCSEALDAKSTSQMPASLPANERKNSMPLDIRNSIDEGPEHEGDRSTADVHTKELTVAVSSLSIDKQSNNEYSEVYRPDCSTGDTSMLHRDHDLQWHEPEKTSLTRQTLTSETEDDFDNQRLRDAIVSQAPLPASSPLHILSNFRVPLQPQVGADITGNYAVNPPIVHKASAEGFGVHLPSTSVSSNGLFEHLMNHASGQSTSVSSNGFMEHIMNHAPGQSNSWVNGIQGHHFGPFNGGTAHVERPPLDMGESHIISNILSLDLDSWGDSMTSQNLAKLLSENDKQEGSLKSPNSWKSQVSNQSRFSFARQEDSNNHIFGIEPTLGNINHTANNPSYGQGFVENRDPYLDRHGNGFGFHHRNTELADNYFGGHSALPSSKLPVSRSQVSAPPGFTSPSRPPPPGFTSHERIDQSFDFLKSGNQFQETSPFLRNPYQASPSGNTSTNDFEFMDPAILAVGKGRLPTGPHSSGIDMRQNFHVPAPGFENELRYQLMQRSHSPSQNLRYNDVRDNFSPPNNAYGFTSQHMEHSQANHASSQFSLQQPRNTVISNGQWDGWSELQSPNDMGIAELLRNDRVGLDKLYGGYDNSKFQMTNSGDIYNRSFGM, encoded by the exons ATGAGTGACGAGGGGGAGAAGACTTGTCCTCTTTGCGCTGAGGAGATGGATTTGACTGATCAGCAGTTGAAGCCGTGCAGATGTGGCTATGAG GTTTGTGTTTGGTGCTGGCATCACATTATGGAAATGGCAGAGAAGGATGAGACAGAAGGAAGGTGTCCTGCTTGTCGCACTCCATATGATAAGGAAAGAATTGTTGGAACAGCTGCTAATTGTGAAAG GTTGGCAGCGGAAGTTAGTATGGAAAAAAAGCACAAATCTCAAAAAGCCAAGTCTAAAACATCTGACAACAGAAAACAGCTTACTAGTGTTCGTGTTATTCAGAGGAATCTTGTCTACATTGTGGGTTTGCCTCTCGATCTTGCTGATGAAGAT CTTCTGCAGAGTAAAGATTATTTTGGCCAGTATGGGAAGGTCTTAAAGGTGTCAATATCCCGCACTTCTGCTGGCACCATCCAACAGTTTCCAAACAATACTTGTAGTGT ATATATAACATATGGAAGAGAAGATGAAGCATACCGTTGCATTCAGTCAGTTCATGGATTCATATTGGATGGCAGACAGTTAAG GGCATGTTTTGGAACCACAAAATACTGTCATGCATGGCTGAGAAATGTG CCATGCACAAATCCTGATTGTTTGTACTTGCATGAGATTGGTTCACAGCAGGATAGCTTCATCAAAGATGAAATATGCACGGCATACTCAAG AGTTCAGGAAATTACTGGAATTAGTAATAACGTGCAGCGGCGTTCAGGAAATGTTTTGCCTGCTCCAGCTGATGGATATTGCCTTAATAGCTCTACTGTGATAGGGAATCCTGTGGTCAAAAGTTCTTCAAAT AATTCAGTAAGCAGTACAAGAGTTTCACCCCCTTCTAGCAGTTCTGGTAGATCTGGTGGTCTTCCCCCTGCTGCTTCATG GGGAACACGTGCATCCAATCACAATCCACCTACCGGGAGCTTAGCTTCTTCAAATGGGCCCACCAAACAGAGTGCTGAACAAACGCATAGGCCGACTGTGGTTGCACCAGTTGTTTCTGGTACTGCAGAAACTTCTAGTGTGCCTAATAGTGTAGGTAAGAGGCATGTATTAAGTGAAGAAACTCAGGCAAAGCAATCCAAAAGTAAAATAGAAGCTTCAAGTACTGTTAAGCATCATTCAGGTGCAAAATCTCATGCAAGTATTGCGGAGGCATCTACTACATGTTCAGAAGCTCTAGACGCGAAGTCAACAAGCCAGATGCCAGCTTCATTGCCAGCTAATGAAAGGAAAAATAGTATGCCTCTAGATATTAGAAATTCTATTGATGAGGGACCTGAACACGAGGGAGATAGGTCTACTGCTGACGTACATACAAAGGAACTTACTGTCGCGGTATCGTCTTTGAGTATTGATAAACAATCAAATAATGAATACTCAGAGGTTTATAGGCCTGATTGCTCGACTGGAGATACTTCAATGTTACACAGGGATCACGATTTACAGTGGCATGAACCTGAGAAAACTAGTCTCACAAGGCAAACTCTCACTTCTGAAACAGAAGATGATTTCGATAACCAGAGACTTAGAGATGCTATTGTCAGTCAGGCACCCTTGCCAGCATCATCCCCGCTTCATATTTTAAGTAATTTTAGGGTTCCTTTACAGCCACAAGTGGGTGCGGATATCACAGGCAATTATGCTGTGAATCCTCCAATTGTACATAAAGCATCTGCTGAAGGTTTCGGAGTACATCTTCCTAGTACATCGGTCTCATCTAATGGATTATTTGAGCATCTTATGAATCATGCTTCTGGCCAGAGTACATCGGTCTCATCTAATGGATTCATGGAGCATATTATGAACCATGCTCCTGGCCAGAGTAATTCTTGGGTAAATGGCATTCAGGGACATCATTTCGGACCATTCAATGGTGGGACTGCCCATGTTGAACGGCCTCCTTTAGACATGGGAGAGAGCCACATAATATCTAATATTTTGTCGTTGGACCTTGATTCTTGGGGTGACTCTATGACATCTCAGAATCTTGCCAAGTTGCTCAGTGAAAATGATAAACAGGAGGGCTCCTTAAAGTCGCCCAACTCTTGGAAAAGTCAAGTTAGCAATCAGTCCAGATTTTCCTTTGCGAGGCAGGAAGACTCAAACAATCATATATTTGGTATAGAGCCTACACTTGGCAACATCAACCACACCGCAAACAATCCCTCTTATGGCCAAGGGTTTGTAGAAAATAGAGACCCATATTTGGATAGACATGGCAACGGGTTTGGATTTCATCATCGTAATACGGAGCTAGCAGATAATTATTTTGGCGGTCATTCTGCTCTTCCATCCAGTAAACTCCCTG TGTCAAGATCTCAGGTTTCTGCTCCTCCGGGCTTCACGTCTCCAAGTAGACCACCACCTCCTGGCTTTACTTCACACGAGAGAATTGATCAAAGTTTTGACTTTCTAAAGTCTG GAAATCAGTTTCAAGAAACATCACCGTTCTTGAGAAATCCTTATCAGGCATCTCCTAGTGGAAATACAAGTACCAATGATTTTGAATTTATGGATCCTGCTATTCTGGCAGTTGGGAAAGGGAGGCTTCCAACTGGACCTCACAGCTCAGGCATTGATATGAGGCAAAATTTCCATGTACCAGCTCCTGGGTTTGAAAACGAGTTGAGATATCAGTTAATGCAAAGATCTCATTCCCCGTCACAGAATCTTAGGTATAATGATGTTAGAGATAACTTCTCCCCTCCAAATAATGCTTATGGTTTTACCTCTCAACATATGGAGCATTCACAAGCCAATCATGCTTCCTCACAATTTTCACTCCAACAACCAAGGAACACGGTAATCTCGAATGGTCAATGGGATGGATGGAGTGAATTACAATCCCCAAATGATATGGGTATCGCAGAGCTGCTTAGAAATGACCGAGTGGGATTGGACAAGTTATATGGTGGGTATGATAATTCTAAATTCCAAATGACAAATTCAGGGGATATATACAACAGGAGCTTTGGGATGTAA